From a region of the Oryzias melastigma strain HK-1 linkage group LG4, ASM292280v2, whole genome shotgun sequence genome:
- the LOC112136773 gene encoding uncharacterized protein PF14_0093 (The sequence of the model RefSeq protein was modified relative to this genomic sequence to represent the inferred CDS: added 131 bases not found in genome assembly), which translates to MPRKGKRSQAAKARWLKVSVDECENDSQNIVNNSITDEQHCELLNPLEYDIEVQHPLNPGDCVQASHSQNSLKYLTFSRNKQCTCNSLIFLAFLHENENITTADLDIVLDKGNTLYCEQRQKFPNNIYLAFDELPDIVPARANVYHINMQKQSRFGSFKDPVPLAANDYLDLTAGLSCLLSDVKYALLIMSNLCIAVFRTHAGQYGFFDPHDRTRTGMPILGTNAHGTAIMLTFANLQKMTDTLVKCFQELGVSSSTVYELKPVEFHPSSVSSGPNYIQAFQSNDDVSPSYVDKNMKEDSNTKQPGQNIKTPETTDSQAACHDDVSNGSDIDSLIQTLFTLLPSNQSSDKVTNNIGEIPQENIDKPTQTFNDINTFPDNMKVHMSKLNKNRRKKFLRLKMQCENNDNLQNKDITKDKCKTKKRLHSKLLYHTNPNVRQRKKNYINNLYASTAEFRQKQKQLSMRRYQNKAEVREKQRNYIIENYKHNPKFRDKQKRFINEHYKNDEDFNLKQKKFITSRYKNSLDFRNKQKQYIAGRYHTDSVFREKHKIMVNERNTNSDVKQKKRDQINKRYRSNPDFKQKKIDQINQRYRTNPNFKQKKIDQINQRYR; encoded by the coding sequence ATGCCTCGCAAAGGTAAGCGATCACAAGCTGCTAAAGCTAGATGGCTCAAAGTGTCTGTTGATGAATGTGAAAATGATAGCCAAAACATTGTCAACAACTCCATAACTGACGAACAACACTGTGAATTACTCAATCCACTTGAATATGACATAGAAGTACAGCATCCCCTTAACCCTGGTGATTGTGTACAAGCGTCACATTCTCAGAATTCTCTTAAGTATCTGACTTTCTCCCGAAACAAGCAATGTACATGTAACTCACTCATTTTCTTAGCCTTCctccatgaaaatgaaaacataaccaCTGCAGATCTGGATATTGTTTTGGATAAAGGGAATACACTGTATTGTGAGCAAAGACAAAAGTTTCCTAATAACATATATTTGGCTTTTGACGAACTTCCAGACATTGTACCTGCACGTGCTAATGTTTACCATAttaacatgcaaaaacaatcaAGGTTTGGTTCCTTTAAAGACCCCGTACCACTTGCTGCAAATGACTACCTTGACCTGACAGCAGGCTTAAGCTGTTTATTGTCTGATGTTAAATATGCTTTGTTGATCATGTCTAATCTGTGCATTGCTGTTTTTAGAACTCACGCTGGTCAATACGGATTCTTTGATCCTCATGACAGAACAAGGACTGGGATGCCCATACTAGGAACAAATGCTCACGGAACTGCAATCATGCTAACATTTGCTAATCTACAAAAGATGACAGACACATTAGTGAAGTGCTTTCAAGAACTAGGTGTTTCATCATCTACAGTTTACGAATTAAAGCCAGTAGAATTTCATCCTTCAAGTGTCTCAAGTGGACCAAACTACATACAAGCCTTCCAAAGCAATGACGATGTATCGCCTTCATATGTcgataaaaacatgaaagaggACAGTAATACCAAACAACCTgggcaaaatataaaaactccTGAAACTACAGATTCACAAGCTGCGTGTCATGATGATGTCTCAAATGGATCTGATATCGACTCATTAATACAAACACTGTTCACTCTCCTGCCTTCTAACCAATCCAGTGATAAAGTTACAAACAATATTGGGGAAATTCCACAGGAAAACATTGACAAACCAACACAGACCTTCAATGACATCAATACTTTTCCAGATAACATGAAAGTTCATATGTCTAAACTAAATAAGAACAGGAGGAAAAAATTCTTGCGATTAAAAATGCAATGTGAAAACAATGACAACCTCCAAAACAAAGACATCACTAAAGACAagtgtaaaactaaaaaacGACTGCATTCAAAGCTGCTTTACCATACGAATCCAAATGTacgtcaaagaaaaaaaaattatattaataatttatatgCAAGCACTGCTGAGTttagacaaaagcaaaaacaactttcaatgaGACGATatcaaaacaaagcagaagtAAGAGAGAAGCAAAGAAATTACATTATAGAAAACTATAAACATAACCCAAAGTTTAGAGACAAACAGAAACGCTTCATAAATGAACATTACAAAAATGATGAAGATTTTAACCTAAAGCAAAAGAAATTCATAACCTCACGTTATAAAAACAGCCTTGACTTtcgaaacaaacaaaaacagtataTTGCTGGACGTTATCACACAGATTCTGTGTTTAGagaaaagcataaaattatGGTAAATGAACGAAATACAAATTCAGACGTGAAGCAGAAGAAAAGAG